The region GGTTGAAGACGATCTCGGCGCCTTCGAGGCCCAGCGCACGCCAGCCCTCCGGGAAGTGCCGGTCGTAGCAGATGTAGACGCCGATCCTGCCCACGGCGGTGTCGAAGACGGGCCAGCCGGCGTTGCCCGGGCGGAAGTAGAACTTCTCCCAGAAGCCCGCGACCTGCGGAATGTGGTGCTTGCGGTACTTGCCGAGGTACGAGCCGTCCGCGTCGATCACGGCGGCCGTGTTGTAGAGGACGCCGGGCTGCTCCTCCTCGTACATCGGCAGGACGAGGACGATGCCCAGTTCCTTGGCGAGCGCCTGGAAGCGCTTGACGATCGGGCCGTTCGGGATCTGCTCGGCGTACTCGTAGAACGCCTTGTCCTGCACCTGGCAGAAGTAGGGGCCGTAGAACAGCTCCTGGAAGCACATGACTTGAGCACCCTGCGCCGCGGCGTCGCGGACCGCCTGCTCGTGGACCTGGATCATCGACTCCTTGTCGCCGGTCCAGGCAGTCTGGAAAATGGCGGCGCGAATCACCCTGCTCATCGGGACCTCCGGTCACTCGGTGTACGGCGAGCCTAGGAAGCCCGGAGATCGGGTTTGAGTTGCACGGTGTCACGCCTGCGGGCGTTCGGCGTTCCACGGTGTCACCCTGATTTCGGCCCATGTTTCACCACTGTTTTCCCGGGTCCTTCGATGTTTCGGAGCGGTAAGACGGCGCACTGGAGAGTGCGGTCACCGGCCTTGCTGAGCGTCGTGCGCGAGGAGCGCGATATGCACGGAGGCGGCCTGCTCGAAGTCGTCGAGATCGAGCCCGAGCCGCGTCTCTATCGCCTCCAGCCGGCGGTAGAGCGCGGGCCGCGAGACGTGGTGCAGTTGCGCGGTGCGTGACTTGTTGCGCCCAGTGGCGAGATAGGTCCGCAGCACGGGCAGCAGCTCGGACTCGCCCTCGGCCCCGCACAGCAGCCCGTCCAGCTCCCGTTCTGCGAACGCCTGTACGTGCGGATCGTCCCGCAGCAGCCGGACCAGGCCGCGCAGCCGTACGTCCCTCAGGTGCACCAGCACCGGCAGTTCCTGCCCG is a window of Streptomyces sp. B21-083 DNA encoding:
- a CDS encoding nitrilase-related carbon-nitrogen hydrolase produces the protein MSRVIRAAIFQTAWTGDKESMIQVHEQAVRDAAAQGAQVMCFQELFYGPYFCQVQDKAFYEYAEQIPNGPIVKRFQALAKELGIVLVLPMYEEEQPGVLYNTAAVIDADGSYLGKYRKHHIPQVAGFWEKFYFRPGNAGWPVFDTAVGRIGVYICYDRHFPEGWRALGLEGAEIVFNPSATSRGLSSYLWQLEQPAAAVANEYFVGAINRVGVEELGDNDFYGTSYFVDPEAQFVGEVASDKETELVVRDLDLAKMREVRDRWQFFRDRRPDAYGPLTAP